In Pectobacterium aroidearum, the following are encoded in one genomic region:
- a CDS encoding citrate synthase codes for MADKKATLTLEGKEPIELNVLSGTLGHDEIDIRPLGSKGYFTFDPGFTSTASCESKITYIDGDEGILLHRGFPIDQLAEKSNYLEVCYILLFGEVPTTEQYETFKTTVTRHTMIHEQITRLFHGFRRDSHPMAVLCGVTGALAAFYHDSLDINIERHREIAAYRLLSKMPTVAAMCYKYSLGQPFVYPKNNLSYAGNFLHMMFSTPCEEYVVNPVLERAMDRILILHADHEQNASTSTVRTAGSSGANPFACIAAGIASLWGPAHGGANEACLRMLEEISSVEHIPAFIERAKDKNDSFRLMGFGHRVYKNHDPRAKVMRETCHEVLKELGRKDDLLEVAMELEHIALNDPYFIEKKLYPNVDFYSGIILKAMGIPSSMFTVIFAMARTVGWIAHWNEMHDDGIKIARPRQLYTGYDKRDFASNLKHD; via the coding sequence ATGGCTGATAAAAAAGCAACACTTACTCTAGAAGGTAAAGAACCAATTGAGCTAAATGTCCTATCCGGCACTCTAGGACATGATGAGATTGATATTCGTCCCCTCGGTTCTAAAGGTTACTTCACATTTGACCCCGGTTTTACCTCTACTGCATCTTGCGAATCAAAGATTACCTATATCGACGGTGACGAAGGCATCCTGCTGCACCGCGGTTTCCCGATTGACCAACTGGCTGAAAAATCCAACTATCTTGAAGTATGTTACATCCTGCTGTTCGGTGAAGTCCCGACGACAGAACAGTATGAAACCTTCAAGACGACCGTGACCCGCCATACCATGATCCATGAGCAGATTACCCGTCTGTTCCACGGTTTCCGCCGCGATTCACACCCAATGGCCGTATTGTGCGGCGTGACTGGCGCGCTGGCGGCGTTCTACCACGATTCACTGGATATTAACATTGAGCGCCACCGCGAAATCGCGGCCTACCGCCTGCTGTCCAAAATGCCGACCGTCGCGGCAATGTGCTACAAATATTCACTGGGTCAGCCGTTTGTTTATCCGAAAAACAACCTGTCCTACGCAGGTAACTTCCTGCACATGATGTTCTCTACGCCTTGTGAAGAATATGTTGTGAATCCGGTGCTGGAACGCGCCATGGACCGTATTCTTATCCTGCATGCCGATCACGAACAAAACGCCTCAACCTCTACCGTACGTACCGCTGGCTCTTCTGGCGCGAACCCGTTTGCCTGTATCGCCGCGGGGATCGCCTCGCTGTGGGGACCGGCGCACGGTGGCGCGAACGAAGCCTGTCTGCGTATGCTGGAAGAGATCAGCAGCGTGGAACACATCCCGGCGTTTATCGAGCGTGCAAAAGACAAGAACGACTCTTTCCGTCTGATGGGCTTCGGCCACCGCGTGTACAAGAACCACGATCCACGCGCCAAAGTCATGCGTGAAACCTGCCATGAAGTGTTGAAAGAGCTGGGCAGAAAAGACGACCTGCTGGAAGTGGCGATGGAGTTGGAGCATATCGCGCTGAACGACCCGTACTTCATTGAGAAGAAACTGTACCCGAACGTGGACTTCTATTCAGGTATCATCCTGAAAGCGATGGGTATTCCGTCTTCCATGTTTACCGTTATCTTCGCGATGGCGCGTACCGTGGGCTGGATTGCGCACTGGAACGAAATGCACGACGACGGCATCAAGATTGCCCGTCCGCGTCAGCTGTACACCGGCTACGACAAACGTGACTTCGCGTCTAATCTGAAACACGATTAA
- the nei gene encoding endonuclease VIII — translation MPEGPEIRRAADKLVEAVVGKTLTRVWFAFPELKPYEAELVGQQVRQIATRGKALLTYFSNDRVLYSHNQLYGVWRVVNAGESPETKRDLRVRLETQDRAILLYSASDIEMLTPEALTTHPFLQRIGPDVLDLSLTPEQVYERLLLPRFRRRQFSGLLLDQAFLAGLGNYLRVEILWQAQLAPQHTAAQLNEDQLQTLSQALLDIPRLSYNTRGTVDENHHHGAIFSFKVFHREGGSCERCGGIIERTMLSSRPFYWCPHCQR, via the coding sequence ATGCCGGAAGGGCCGGAAATTCGCCGGGCGGCCGATAAGCTCGTTGAGGCCGTTGTGGGAAAAACGCTGACGCGTGTCTGGTTTGCGTTTCCTGAGTTGAAACCGTACGAGGCAGAATTGGTCGGGCAGCAGGTCAGGCAGATTGCAACGCGCGGAAAAGCGCTGCTGACCTATTTTAGCAACGATCGTGTGCTGTATAGCCACAACCAGCTGTATGGCGTGTGGCGCGTGGTCAATGCCGGTGAATCGCCGGAAACGAAGCGGGATTTGCGCGTTCGGCTGGAGACACAGGATCGTGCCATTCTGCTTTATAGCGCATCAGATATTGAAATGCTGACGCCGGAGGCACTCACCACGCATCCTTTCCTGCAACGTATTGGTCCTGATGTCTTGGATCTTTCCCTGACACCTGAGCAGGTGTATGAGCGTTTGCTGCTACCACGTTTTCGTCGTCGCCAGTTTAGCGGACTGCTGTTGGATCAGGCTTTTCTGGCGGGGTTGGGAAATTACCTGCGCGTCGAAATTCTCTGGCAGGCACAGTTGGCGCCGCAACACACGGCAGCACAGCTGAATGAGGACCAGTTGCAGACGTTAAGTCAGGCGCTGCTGGATATTCCCCGATTGTCCTATAACACACGCGGCACCGTTGATGAAAACCACCATCATGGCGCAATTTTCTCGTTCAAGGTTTTCCATCGTGAAGGGGGAAGCTGTGAGCGCTGCGGCGGAATCATTGAAAGAACGATGCTGTCATCACGCCCATTCTATTGGTGCCCGCACTGCCAGAGATAA
- the pcp gene encoding pyroglutamyl-peptidase I, giving the protein MKTVLITAFEPFEGEAINPSWEAVKVLHQREVGGARVVACRLSCVFDLSLEELYRAIAEWQPEVVIAVGQAGGRTDISVERVAININDARIADNRGNQPIDTPIVEKGPAAYFSTLPVKALVQALRVAGIPASVSQTAGTFVCNHVMYGLLHQLHQQGDVVRGGFVHIPYSPEQAARHPGEPSMPTPLVTAALEVMIKQSLAQQVDVAVTGGALH; this is encoded by the coding sequence ATGAAAACCGTTTTGATCACGGCGTTTGAACCTTTTGAGGGCGAAGCGATTAATCCCTCATGGGAAGCAGTAAAAGTGCTTCATCAGCGGGAAGTCGGCGGTGCACGCGTGGTCGCCTGCCGTTTATCGTGTGTTTTTGATTTGTCGCTGGAAGAACTTTACCGCGCCATAGCGGAATGGCAGCCGGAAGTGGTGATCGCGGTGGGGCAGGCGGGCGGTCGTACTGATATTTCTGTCGAACGTGTGGCGATTAATATTAATGATGCCCGCATTGCCGATAACCGAGGCAACCAGCCGATTGATACGCCCATCGTCGAAAAGGGACCCGCAGCCTATTTCTCGACATTACCGGTGAAAGCGCTGGTGCAGGCGTTACGTGTGGCGGGGATTCCTGCCTCGGTGTCGCAAACCGCGGGGACGTTTGTCTGCAACCATGTGATGTACGGGCTTTTACATCAGTTACATCAACAGGGTGATGTGGTGCGCGGCGGGTTCGTTCACATTCCCTATTCGCCGGAACAGGCTGCGCGACATCCCGGTGAGCCGAGCATGCCCACGCCGCTAGTGACGGCAGCGCTGGAAGTGATGATCAAGCAGTCGCTAGCGCAGCAGGTTGATGTGGCGGTGACGGGTGGTGCCCTGCATTAG
- the pxpA gene encoding 5-oxoprolinase subunit PxpA: MIIDLNADLGEGGENDEALLKLVTSANIACGFHAGDAQTMRQSVRWGIGYGVALGAHPSFPDRENFGRKAMNVPAEIVFAQMVYQLGALSAIVAAEGGTLSHVKPHGMLYNQAACEPALADAIAKAVKVVNPALRLVGLAGSELIRAGQRLGLETRQEVFADRCYLPDGTLVPRTQAGALINSDELALAQTLEMIQRQRVRAIDGSWVTVQADTVCIHGDGQHALLFARKLRSCFSEHQITVAAA; this comes from the coding sequence ATGATTATTGATTTGAATGCCGATCTGGGCGAGGGCGGAGAGAACGACGAAGCGTTGTTGAAGCTAGTGACCTCGGCCAATATTGCTTGCGGATTTCATGCTGGCGATGCGCAAACCATGCGTCAGTCAGTGCGTTGGGGAATCGGTTATGGGGTTGCGCTTGGCGCTCACCCGAGCTTTCCCGATCGTGAAAATTTTGGCCGTAAGGCAATGAATGTGCCTGCGGAAATTGTCTTTGCACAAATGGTGTATCAGCTTGGCGCGCTCAGCGCGATTGTCGCTGCTGAAGGGGGCACGCTGTCACACGTAAAGCCCCACGGTATGCTTTACAATCAGGCCGCATGCGAACCGGCGCTGGCCGATGCGATAGCCAAGGCGGTGAAGGTCGTCAATCCCGCGCTGCGTCTGGTCGGGCTGGCGGGCAGTGAGTTAATCCGAGCCGGGCAACGGCTAGGGCTGGAGACGCGTCAGGAGGTGTTCGCCGATCGCTGTTATCTGCCTGACGGAACGCTGGTGCCTCGCACTCAGGCGGGAGCGCTGATTAACAGCGATGAGCTGGCGCTGGCGCAGACGCTGGAAATGATCCAGCGCCAGCGGGTCAGAGCAATCGACGGTTCCTGGGTTACTGTGCAGGCGGACACCGTGTGTATTCACGGCGATGGACAACACGCGTTGCTGTTTGCGCGCAAATTGCGTAGCTGCTTTAGCGAGCACCAGATAACGGTAGCTGCGGCATAA
- the pxpC gene encoding 5-oxoprolinase subunit PxpC, with protein sequence MLKVIHAGLHTSVQDGGRVGFRRLGISQSGALDLPALTMANLLVGNAENAAALEITLGKFTATFTTACWVALTGADCHADLDGKPLWTGWRFAVKPGQTLKMRMPRNGMRSYLALSGGIDVPEALGSRSTDLKASFGGFDGRLLMDGDELPLGTPTRELTREVGIKQLLFSNRVRALPGPEYQEFSEEMRELFWRTSWQLSPQSNRMGYRLLGAELQRSALSGNKPRELPSHGLLPGVVQVPHNGHPIVLLADAQTTGGYPRIATVIEADLFHLAQIRLGEPIHFIHCTQAQAQKAGEEQRRYLEQLAWRLHDY encoded by the coding sequence ATGCTGAAAGTTATCCATGCCGGATTGCATACTTCGGTGCAGGACGGTGGCCGTGTCGGTTTTCGCCGTTTGGGTATCAGCCAGTCAGGTGCGCTCGATCTGCCTGCTCTGACGATGGCTAACCTGCTGGTGGGCAACGCAGAGAATGCGGCTGCGCTGGAAATTACGCTGGGCAAGTTTACCGCAACATTCACTACCGCCTGCTGGGTGGCGCTGACTGGGGCAGACTGCCATGCCGACCTTGATGGCAAACCGCTCTGGACAGGCTGGCGTTTCGCCGTGAAGCCGGGACAAACGTTAAAAATGCGCATGCCGCGTAACGGAATGCGCAGCTATCTGGCCCTGTCCGGTGGCATAGATGTGCCGGAAGCACTCGGTTCGCGCAGTACCGATTTGAAAGCGAGTTTTGGTGGTTTTGACGGACGTTTGCTGATGGACGGCGATGAGCTTCCGCTGGGTACGCCGACTCGTGAACTGACGCGGGAAGTCGGCATTAAGCAGCTGTTGTTCAGCAACCGCGTGCGGGCATTGCCGGGGCCGGAGTATCAGGAGTTCAGCGAAGAGATGCGGGAGCTGTTCTGGCGAACCTCCTGGCAGTTGAGCCCGCAAAGTAACCGCATGGGCTACCGTTTGCTCGGTGCTGAGCTACAGCGTTCTGCCTTGTCAGGCAACAAACCGCGCGAACTGCCATCGCATGGACTGCTACCGGGCGTCGTGCAGGTTCCACACAATGGTCACCCTATCGTACTGCTGGCGGATGCGCAGACAACCGGCGGTTACCCGCGTATTGCGACGGTGATCGAAGCGGATTTATTCCATCTGGCGCAAATCCGACTCGGTGAACCGATCCATTTTATTCACTGTACGCAGGCACAAGCGCAAAAAGCGGGCGAGGAACAGCGACGTTACCTCGAACAACTTGCATGGAGGCTACATGATTATTGA
- the pxpB gene encoding 5-oxoprolinase subunit PxpB translates to MQRARCYLLGERAVVLELEPPMSLESQQRIWGLAERLNHHEEVLEAIPGMNNLTVLLANPQQVALDALERLQRWWEESESLVFDPRDIDIPVVYGGEAGPDLAEVAAHSGLSEHQVVEAHASAQYVVYFLGFQPGFAYLGGLNEKLHMPRRAEPRLRVPAGSVGIGGAQTGIYPLATPGGWQLIGRTSLKLFNPQTMPPTLLRPGDNVRFLPQKEGVC, encoded by the coding sequence TTGCAACGAGCACGATGTTATCTTCTGGGCGAGAGAGCGGTCGTTCTGGAACTGGAACCGCCTATGTCGCTGGAGAGCCAGCAGCGGATATGGGGGCTTGCCGAGCGCCTGAATCACCATGAAGAGGTGCTGGAAGCGATTCCGGGCATGAACAATCTGACGGTACTACTGGCGAACCCGCAGCAGGTAGCGCTGGATGCGCTTGAACGCTTGCAGCGTTGGTGGGAAGAGAGTGAGTCGCTGGTGTTTGACCCACGCGATATCGACATTCCCGTCGTTTATGGTGGAGAAGCGGGACCGGATCTGGCGGAAGTTGCCGCCCACAGTGGCCTGAGCGAGCATCAGGTTGTGGAAGCGCATGCGTCTGCACAATATGTGGTCTACTTTTTGGGCTTTCAGCCGGGTTTTGCCTACCTCGGTGGATTAAACGAGAAACTGCATATGCCGCGTCGCGCCGAACCGCGCCTGCGCGTCCCAGCAGGATCGGTGGGGATTGGCGGTGCGCAGACGGGGATTTATCCGCTGGCGACACCGGGCGGCTGGCAACTGATTGGTCGCACTTCGCTGAAATTGTTTAATCCACAGACGATGCCACCCACGCTGCTGCGCCCTGGTGATAACGTTCGGTTTCTGCCACAGAAGGAGGGCGTATGCTGA
- a CDS encoding type 2 GTP cyclohydrolase I, producing MRNVELERIINEKLSTETFQDYAPNGLQVEGRAEVKRIVTGVTASQALLDAAVEKQADAILVHHGYFWKNEPQIVCGMKRNRLKTLLVNDINLYGYHLPLDAHPELGNNAQLAALLEIQVQGMIEPLVPYGELAQPMTADAFCRRVEKRLGRTVLHCGDNAPQQIQRVAWCTGGGQGFIEQAARFGVDAFITGEVSEQTIHIAREMGLHFFAAGHHATERGGIRALGEWLAEQHGFDVTFIDIPNPA from the coding sequence ATGCGTAATGTGGAACTGGAAAGAATTATTAACGAGAAACTGAGCACGGAGACGTTTCAGGACTACGCGCCGAACGGTTTACAGGTTGAGGGGCGTGCAGAAGTAAAACGTATTGTAACGGGCGTAACGGCCTCACAGGCGTTGCTGGATGCCGCAGTAGAAAAGCAGGCCGATGCCATTCTGGTTCATCACGGCTATTTTTGGAAAAACGAACCGCAGATTGTTTGTGGCATGAAACGTAACCGGCTGAAAACGCTGCTGGTCAATGATATCAATCTGTACGGCTATCACCTGCCGCTGGATGCACATCCTGAACTGGGGAATAACGCCCAGCTGGCGGCGCTGCTGGAGATTCAGGTGCAGGGGATGATTGAGCCGCTGGTGCCGTATGGCGAGCTGGCGCAGCCCATGACGGCGGATGCTTTTTGCCGCCGTGTAGAAAAGCGGCTGGGGCGTACCGTGCTGCATTGTGGGGATAATGCACCGCAACAGATACAGCGCGTGGCCTGGTGTACCGGCGGTGGACAGGGCTTTATTGAGCAGGCGGCCCGATTTGGCGTCGATGCTTTTATTACCGGTGAAGTGTCTGAGCAAACCATCCACATTGCGCGCGAAATGGGGCTGCACTTCTTCGCTGCCGGGCACCATGCGACCGAGCGCGGCGGCATTCGGGCGTTGGGTGAGTGGCTGGCAGAACAGCACGGTTTTGATGTGACATTTATTGATATTCCTAACCCTGCGTGA
- the phrB gene encoding deoxyribodipyrimidine photo-lyase, translating to MTTHVATHHAATHLVWLRNDLRITDNLALFAACQDPNATVLAVFIATPAQWEKHDMAPRQATFLLENLTSVQYALAEKGIPLHYHECADFAASVDWLVQFCAQQQATDLFYNYQYEINERLRDKQVKDRLADSVVCHGYHDSLLLPPGSVLTGNGEMYKVFTPFRQAFIKRLLEAETTCVLAPDARGEPINNMTALVPFSYPQREVDSDDFPCGERAALQQLRRFCREQVQDYDQQRDVPALPGTSKLSPYLALGIVSPRQCFNRLRAECPDMLERREGGAFTWFNELVWREFYRHLIVSWPQLCKHRPFTAWTQWVKWRESPEDLAAWQQGKTGYPIVDAAMRQLNETGWMHNRLRMICASFLVKDLLIDWREGERYFMSQLLDGDLAANNGGWQWAASTGTDAAPYFRIFNPTTQGERFDPEGRFIRHWLPELAAVPDKDIHQPHRWADKHHHQLNYPLPIVDHKTARQNTLAAFEAAKNIGMADNDREENDKYA from the coding sequence ATGACTACGCATGTCGCTACACATCATGCTGCTACACATTTAGTCTGGCTGCGCAACGACCTGCGCATTACCGATAATCTGGCGCTGTTCGCGGCCTGTCAGGATCCGAATGCCACCGTGCTGGCCGTCTTTATCGCGACGCCTGCACAATGGGAAAAGCACGATATGGCACCGCGGCAGGCGACCTTTCTGCTGGAAAATCTGACGTCGGTGCAGTACGCGCTGGCCGAGAAAGGGATCCCGCTGCACTACCATGAATGTGCTGACTTTGCGGCATCGGTTGACTGGCTGGTGCAATTTTGTGCGCAGCAGCAGGCCACCGACCTTTTCTACAATTATCAGTATGAAATTAACGAACGCCTGCGTGATAAGCAGGTAAAAGATCGGCTGGCGGATAGTGTGGTTTGCCACGGCTACCATGACAGTCTGTTGCTACCGCCGGGCAGTGTGCTGACGGGCAACGGCGAGATGTATAAAGTATTTACGCCATTTCGTCAGGCTTTTATCAAACGACTGTTAGAAGCGGAGACGACATGCGTGCTGGCACCGGACGCGCGCGGTGAACCTATCAATAATATGACGGCACTGGTGCCGTTCAGCTATCCGCAGCGCGAGGTGGATAGCGACGATTTCCCCTGTGGTGAACGTGCGGCGTTGCAGCAACTGCGCCGTTTTTGCCGCGAACAGGTACAGGATTACGACCAGCAGCGGGATGTCCCGGCGCTGCCCGGCACCAGCAAGCTTTCTCCCTATCTGGCTCTGGGGATCGTCTCGCCGCGCCAATGTTTTAATCGTCTGCGCGCCGAGTGTCCGGATATGCTGGAACGACGTGAAGGCGGGGCGTTTACCTGGTTTAACGAGCTGGTCTGGCGCGAATTTTATCGTCACCTGATCGTGTCTTGGCCGCAGTTGTGTAAACACCGTCCGTTTACCGCCTGGACGCAGTGGGTGAAATGGCGAGAATCACCAGAGGATTTAGCCGCCTGGCAGCAGGGTAAAACCGGCTACCCAATTGTGGATGCGGCGATGCGTCAACTGAATGAAACGGGCTGGATGCACAATCGCCTGCGTATGATCTGCGCCAGTTTTCTCGTCAAAGATTTGCTGATCGATTGGCGCGAAGGCGAACGCTACTTTATGTCGCAACTGCTGGATGGCGATCTGGCGGCGAATAACGGCGGCTGGCAGTGGGCAGCATCGACAGGTACCGATGCGGCACCTTATTTTCGCATTTTTAACCCGACAACGCAGGGCGAGCGCTTCGACCCTGAAGGTCGGTTTATTCGTCACTGGCTGCCTGAATTGGCTGCCGTGCCGGATAAAGATATTCATCAGCCCCATCGATGGGCTGACAAACATCATCATCAGCTGAACTATCCGCTGCCCATCGTCGACCACAAAACCGCACGTCAGAACACGCTGGCGGCGTTTGAGGCGGCAAAAAATATCGGTATGGCGGATAACGATCGAGAAGAGAACGATAAGTATGCGTAA
- a CDS encoding 2-thiouracil desulfurase family protein, translated as MTLKLIPVGISACLLGNPVRFDGGHKRLEFAVEQLAPYFRFEPVCPEMAIGLPVPRPALRLVREGESHITLRASNGSPLDVTQQMAVFSADKVSQLQHLCGYIVCAKSPSCGMERVKIYDEAQKNARKSGIGLFTQELMRQMPWLPVEEDGRLHDPGLRENFIARVYALHELNQLWQDGLSRGALIAFHSRYKLLLLAHSQPEYRELGPFVAGIDKWDSLEDYVVEYRKRLMKLLSTPATRRNHTNVLMHVQGYFRRQLNSQQRQELSQLIDRYRQGFQPLLAPITLLKHYMAEYPDAYLAQQRYFEPYPEALRLRYGH; from the coding sequence ATGACGTTAAAACTCATCCCTGTTGGTATCAGCGCCTGTCTGCTCGGTAATCCCGTACGGTTTGATGGCGGACACAAGCGTCTGGAATTTGCCGTTGAACAACTGGCGCCCTATTTTCGTTTTGAACCGGTCTGCCCGGAAATGGCGATTGGTTTACCGGTGCCACGCCCGGCACTCAGACTGGTGCGAGAAGGGGAAAGCCACATTACGCTGCGCGCCAGCAATGGTTCACCGCTGGATGTCACTCAGCAGATGGCGGTGTTTTCTGCTGATAAAGTCAGCCAGCTTCAGCACTTATGCGGTTATATCGTCTGCGCCAAATCGCCAAGCTGCGGCATGGAACGCGTAAAGATCTACGATGAAGCGCAAAAGAATGCGCGTAAAAGCGGAATTGGCCTGTTTACGCAGGAACTGATGCGGCAAATGCCCTGGCTACCCGTTGAGGAAGACGGACGCCTGCACGATCCCGGCTTGCGGGAGAATTTTATTGCACGCGTTTATGCATTACATGAACTGAATCAGCTATGGCAAGACGGGCTGAGTCGTGGCGCGCTCATTGCCTTTCATAGCCGCTATAAATTGCTGCTGCTGGCGCATTCTCAGCCGGAATACCGTGAGCTGGGGCCGTTTGTTGCGGGAATCGATAAGTGGGATTCACTGGAAGACTACGTTGTTGAATACCGGAAACGGCTCATGAAACTGCTGTCGACGCCTGCGACGCGGCGCAATCACACCAATGTGCTGATGCACGTGCAGGGCTATTTCCGGCGCCAGCTTAATTCCCAACAGCGGCAGGAACTGTCGCAGCTCATCGATCGCTATCGGCAAGGTTTTCAACCGCTATTGGCGCCGATCACGCTGCTGAAACATTACATGGCGGAATACCCCGATGCGTATCTGGCTCAGCAGCGTTACTTTGAGCCGTACCCGGAGGCATTACGCCTGCGTTACGGACACTAG
- a CDS encoding ABC transporter ATP-binding protein → MTTAELTTPAAIAIDKLTHAFAGKTVLDAISLNVPKGTILALLGPSGCGKSTLLKLLAGLLQPDAGTIHFGDRQVAGHQLCLPPEQRNLGMVFQDYALWPHMTVAQNVGFPLLMRKVPRDICRQRVDVTLARVGLADFGDRKPADLSGGQQQRVALARAIIAEPNILLFDEPLSNLDRDLRESLCQEMASLLRHLGTTAVYVTHDRGEANILAHRIVHMSQGHITDITTR, encoded by the coding sequence ATGACCACGGCTGAACTCACTACGCCTGCGGCGATTGCGATCGATAAACTGACCCACGCTTTTGCTGGGAAAACGGTGCTCGATGCTATCAGCCTCAATGTGCCGAAAGGCACCATTCTGGCCTTGCTGGGACCTTCCGGCTGCGGCAAAAGCACGTTGCTAAAATTGCTGGCCGGTCTGTTACAGCCGGACGCGGGCACCATTCATTTTGGCGATCGTCAGGTTGCCGGCCATCAACTATGCCTGCCACCAGAGCAGCGCAATCTTGGCATGGTCTTTCAGGACTATGCGCTTTGGCCGCATATGACCGTTGCACAAAATGTCGGGTTCCCACTGCTGATGAGGAAGGTTCCACGCGATATCTGCCGCCAACGCGTTGACGTCACGCTAGCGCGCGTCGGTCTGGCTGATTTTGGCGATCGCAAACCGGCCGATTTATCCGGCGGCCAGCAACAGCGAGTCGCACTGGCGCGCGCCATTATCGCGGAGCCGAACATCCTGCTATTCGATGAACCGCTATCCAATCTCGACCGGGATCTACGTGAATCGCTTTGTCAGGAGATGGCATCGCTCTTACGCCATCTTGGTACCACCGCCGTGTATGTCACCCACGACCGAGGCGAAGCCAACATACTGGCGCACCGTATTGTTCACATGTCGCAAGGCCACATTACTGATATCACCACACGTTAA
- a CDS encoding ABC transporter substrate-binding protein: protein MKNTLFTMNQRGIIMGIALSLAAVTGSAHALTLYTAGPGALAKKLAAGYEKQTGVKVDVFQATTGKVMARLEAEQANPRADVLISASWDTATDLQQRGWLLEFDSPNAATVPAQFKTPFYVAQGISALGIVWNSKSGTPEPKDWNDLTKPEFKDKVTTPDPALSGASLDLLIGLQNAEKDKAWDMFDRLKANGMIIAGPNAQALTPVLQGAKAAVFGAVDYVSYGSMESGESIKVIFPSSGTVIAPRPMMILKSSKNQQQAKDFINYMLSPEGQKAVAEAWLMPARQDVDAKRPLFKNLTLLPEGDSASASRAAVLDRFAALFGQR, encoded by the coding sequence ATGAAAAACACACTGTTTACCATGAATCAACGAGGCATCATTATGGGTATAGCTCTCTCATTAGCAGCGGTGACAGGCAGCGCGCATGCCCTGACGCTGTACACCGCCGGACCGGGAGCACTGGCAAAGAAACTGGCGGCGGGTTATGAAAAGCAGACCGGAGTGAAAGTCGATGTTTTTCAGGCCACAACCGGTAAAGTTATGGCAAGACTGGAAGCCGAGCAGGCCAACCCACGAGCAGACGTCTTGATTTCGGCTTCCTGGGATACAGCGACAGACTTGCAGCAGCGTGGCTGGCTGCTGGAATTTGATAGCCCGAATGCGGCGACCGTGCCTGCGCAGTTCAAAACCCCTTTCTACGTGGCACAAGGTATTTCCGCACTGGGCATTGTGTGGAACAGCAAGAGCGGCACCCCGGAACCCAAAGACTGGAACGACCTCACCAAGCCAGAATTTAAAGATAAAGTCACCACGCCCGATCCCGCGCTGTCTGGTGCCTCGCTCGATCTGCTGATTGGTTTGCAAAATGCGGAAAAAGATAAAGCCTGGGACATGTTCGATCGCTTAAAAGCCAACGGCATGATTATCGCAGGCCCGAACGCACAGGCATTAACGCCCGTACTGCAAGGGGCGAAAGCCGCCGTTTTCGGTGCCGTAGACTACGTTTCTTACGGCAGCATGGAGTCTGGCGAATCCATTAAAGTCATTTTCCCTTCCAGCGGCACCGTCATCGCTCCTCGCCCGATGATGATTCTGAAAAGCAGCAAAAACCAGCAGCAGGCAAAAGACTTCATCAACTACATGTTGTCGCCTGAAGGCCAAAAAGCAGTGGCCGAAGCCTGGTTGATGCCTGCACGTCAGGACGTTGATGCCAAGCGTCCTCTGTTTAAGAACCTGACGTTGCTGCCAGAAGGCGATAGCGCTTCAGCTTCTCGTGCTGCCGTTCTCGATCGCTTTGCCGCCTTATTTGGTCAGCGCTAA